The following proteins are co-located in the Micromonospora coriariae genome:
- a CDS encoding MFS transporter, with amino-acid sequence MARARARIAAFLLALGVLAGASLTWPLIGAEAAAATPPAAQARADLCTTPEWQADFRACVAKLKEVSEDEVTCRNAPTPGTPDSGLAGWFAGRPDSAKQLGPKGLYSDYGYAGYSYPTYDIPGGCASSVLHPDYKFTTTVANGEFMIATAIVGASNALRERAWDPRSMWGWADPLVEQATKAVYQKVFSVFGIVTLCVVGLYLLWRSRQSDMSNAMTTAGWALLVMVAVTALAAWPVKSANIADGTLVTTLGVVHDAVGPAARDTPADRCAVPNPDACVDKRPPAVRASDTATEAMLYRNWLRGVLGSADSETARKYGPALYDAKSLSWDEAEKLRANPATREATIKAKQQQWARVAQQIQDEDPEAYEYLQGVRDMDRVGAGFIAVLASVLFAMFDLTASLLVLLGFLIFRWAVIAAPILGTVGLLRPASAGLRRLANAVVAAVFNIAIFGTGAAIYLFAVDLIMSTPTLPGWLQVVLVWLCGVVGWLLLRPYRRITQLGGKDNSEAVSSAGSWHRRFFRDMRTAARLDVAEPGGTAEPVGGRRRSPVAEQTTLRPEARREDPVLAPTAPVDGRRPDAGRPDGRERADDASHEGSGGRGRPVAPQPRRRQPATWTEPDVPAENPAFVVYRPGSAERAPDRTGPRVRSEAR; translated from the coding sequence ATGGCGAGGGCCCGGGCGCGGATCGCGGCGTTCCTGCTCGCCCTCGGCGTACTGGCCGGGGCCTCCCTCACCTGGCCGCTGATCGGTGCGGAGGCGGCTGCCGCCACCCCGCCCGCCGCCCAGGCCCGCGCCGACCTCTGCACGACCCCGGAGTGGCAGGCCGACTTCCGGGCCTGCGTGGCGAAACTCAAGGAGGTCAGCGAGGACGAGGTCACCTGCCGAAACGCACCGACCCCGGGCACGCCCGATTCGGGGCTCGCCGGCTGGTTCGCCGGCCGGCCGGACTCCGCCAAGCAGCTCGGGCCGAAGGGCCTCTACAGCGACTACGGCTACGCCGGCTACAGCTATCCGACGTACGACATCCCGGGCGGATGCGCGTCGTCGGTCCTGCATCCGGACTACAAGTTCACCACCACTGTGGCGAACGGCGAGTTCATGATCGCGACCGCGATTGTCGGTGCCTCGAATGCACTGCGTGAGCGAGCCTGGGACCCCCGTTCGATGTGGGGCTGGGCCGATCCGCTGGTTGAGCAGGCGACCAAGGCCGTCTATCAGAAGGTGTTCAGCGTCTTCGGCATCGTCACGCTCTGCGTCGTGGGGCTGTACCTACTCTGGCGCTCCCGCCAGTCGGACATGAGCAACGCCATGACCACTGCAGGCTGGGCGCTCTTGGTGATGGTTGCGGTGACCGCGCTTGCCGCCTGGCCCGTCAAATCGGCGAACATCGCGGACGGCACGTTGGTCACCACACTGGGCGTGGTGCACGACGCCGTGGGTCCCGCGGCCCGGGACACCCCGGCGGACCGTTGTGCCGTTCCCAATCCAGATGCCTGTGTCGACAAGCGACCGCCCGCCGTGCGGGCCAGTGACACCGCCACTGAGGCAATGCTCTACCGGAACTGGCTACGGGGTGTGCTCGGCTCGGCCGACAGTGAAACCGCTCGGAAGTACGGCCCCGCGCTCTACGACGCCAAGTCACTCTCCTGGGACGAGGCTGAGAAGCTGCGCGCCAACCCGGCCACCCGAGAGGCAACGATCAAGGCCAAGCAGCAGCAGTGGGCGCGAGTTGCCCAACAGATTCAGGACGAGGACCCGGAGGCGTACGAGTACCTCCAGGGTGTGCGGGACATGGATCGGGTGGGTGCCGGGTTCATCGCGGTGCTGGCGTCGGTGCTGTTCGCCATGTTCGATCTGACCGCGTCATTGCTGGTCCTGCTGGGCTTCCTCATCTTCCGGTGGGCGGTGATCGCCGCACCGATCCTGGGTACCGTCGGTCTGCTCCGTCCGGCGAGCGCCGGGCTGCGGCGGCTCGCGAACGCCGTGGTGGCCGCGGTCTTCAACATCGCCATCTTCGGCACCGGGGCAGCGATCTACCTGTTCGCGGTTGACCTGATCATGAGCACGCCAACCCTGCCGGGCTGGCTCCAGGTGGTGCTGGTCTGGCTCTGCGGGGTGGTCGGTTGGCTGCTGCTGCGGCCCTACCGGCGCATCACCCAACTCGGCGGCAAGGACAACAGCGAGGCGGTCAGTTCGGCCGGTTCCTGGCACCGTCGGTTCTTCCGGGACATGCGGACCGCGGCGCGGCTGGACGTGGCGGAACCGGGCGGCACGGCCGAGCCGGTGGGCGGCCGCCGTCGCTCACCCGTTGCGGAGCAAACCACGCTGCGCCCGGAGGCGCGGCGGGAAGACCCGGTCCTGGCGCCGACGGCCCCGGTCGACGGCCGGCGTCCCGACGCCGGGCGCCCGGACGGTCGGGAACGCGCGGACGACGCTTCGCACGAGGGGTCCGGTGGCCGCGGCCGGCCGGTCGCACCCCAACCCCGTCGCAGGCAGCCAGCGACCTGGACCGAGCCGGACGTGCCAGCCGAGAACCCGGCGTTCGTGGTCTACCGACCAGGCTCGGCCGAGCGTGCGCCGGACCGCACCGGACCGCGGGTGCGCTCAGAGGCGCGGTGA